Genomic window (Ruminococcus flavefaciens AE3010):
ACCGATGAGGTTTTCCTGTATCTTGCCGTTCATTACGTCATACTGCTTCAGCATCTTCTCAAAGCGGGGATGCGCCTTTTTGATGATAAGCAGCACCGAGCAGCCCAGCAGGGGTATTGCAAAAAGAAATACCACCGACAGCTTTGCATTCTGCCTGATCGCCATAACAGTTGCACATATCAGCATTATAGGCGAACGGAACGCCATTCGTATGAACATCATGAATGCGTTCTGTATATTTGTGACATCTGTTGTCAGTCTCGTTGTCAGTGAAGCTGTGGAGAACTTATCCACATTTGCAAAGGAAAAGCTCTGTACCTTGCGGAAAAGCCTGCTTCTCAGGTTCTTTGCAAAGCCCATTGCCGCAACAGCACTGAAGCGTGCCGCAAGAGCTCCGAAGCAGAGTGAGAATACAGCCATAAGCGCCATAAGTGCGCCCATTTTTGCCACATAGCCAATATCTCCCTTTTTGATACCGTTGTCGATTATCAGTGCCATTACCGCAGGTATGAGCACCTCCATGGCGACCTCTCCGATGATCGACACAGGAGACAGTATCGCCTGTTTCTTGTATTCTCCCACATTTGACAATACGGTTTTATACATACCGTCTGTTTTTTTCATAGGCATGACTCCTTTCTTCTTGTAAGCATAGTCCAACTTTTATTATAACATTTCCTCACTTTGATGTCAAATGTGAAACTGCCCTTGACAACCTTGGCAGACTATAGTAAAATTATTATATCAGTACATAAGCAGACTGATGTCTGCCATATTAACGGAGGTATTCTAAATGCTGAATTACAGACCAAAAATGTTTGATGAGGCTTCAAAGTCACACGCTTCAAAAAACATTTTCATAATCTCACTTATTTTTATAGCAGTTTTTATAGTTATAGCCATACTCGAATCCATTGTCCCGAGTATAATGACCATGAAGCCGCTCCTTGAAGAATTGGCGGAAAACGACCTTATGGGCACCGCGGCGCTTTCAGATCCGGGGGCAGTCATGGACATTTCCATAAGAGTCGCTTCAAAACCCGATGTAATGCTCGTTGGGCTGTTCTCCACCATATTCGGCACCATATGCACACTGATATACTGCCGCTGCATCGAGGTGAGAAAGGTCTCATCAATGGGCGCACGAAAGTCAAAGTTCTTACAGAATTACCTTTTGGGCTTCGTGATAGGTATCGCATTTATGACGGTGATATCACTTCTCGGCTTATTATTCGGCGTAAACAGCATAAAGCTCAGCGATGATATTGACTTTGGCTGGATAATGCTTTTCTTCTTCGGCTTCATCATTCAGGGCATGAGCGAGGAATTCATCTTCCGCGGATACTTTATGAACACCATTGGCGGAAGCGGCAAGCACACGCTGGTGGCAGTCGGTCTCAGCTCGCTGGCATTTGCAATCGCACATTGCGGAAACTCGGGCTTCGGTCCGCTGCCCTTCTTCAATCTCATACTTTTCGGCGTATTCGCAGCTCTCTACATGATATTATTCGACAATATCTGGGGTGTATGCGCGATACACTCACTCTGGAACTTCACACAGGGCAATATCTACGGAATAAGTGTCAGCGGTACAGGTAATACTCCGTCCATATTCCGCACCACGGCAAAGAGCTCCCATGCTTTCCTCACAGGCGGAGATTTCGGCATCGAGGGCAGTATCTTCACCACTATTGTGCTTCTTGCAGCAACAGCACTGGTACTGTACGGCATATCCAAGAAAGCCGCAGCACAGCCTGCGGAAGCAGCGTGACGCATAAAATAAACAGCCATAAAGAAGTAATTGCTTCTTTATGGCTGTTTTGCATTTATATTATTTTTTTGTCGTCAGTATCAGAAGTACAAGGTAGATGAGCTGTACCGAGAACGCAAGTATGATACCAATTGAGGTCTTTGCAATGGCTATGCCGCGGCGGGACTGTGCAGGTGTGGAAACAGGTAACCTACAGCCCTTTCTGAACACCAGAAGCAATACAAAGCCGATTATTCCCATAATTATGAGTCCCAGAGATATAAGTCCCATTACAACTTCGTTGTCGTTGAACTCGCTCATCACAGTGACCATTGTGTTTATGAAGATATGAACTACCACCGACGGTATGATGGAATTGTGCTTCATGTCGATATGTCCCATGAATACGCCGATAAGGAACGCCAGCATGAACTGGGGAAGATTTCCGTGGGCAAGTCCGAAGAAGACTGCCGAAGCTACGATGCCGAACCGCTGATTGGATTTGGAGAATATCTTCATCAGCGCTCCGCGGAAGAAGAGCTCCTCCGTGACAGGGGCGATAAAACAGGTGTATATGGTCATTATGGCCAATCCGAGCCCTGTCTTGCCGTAGTCGTCGTCCATGACATCGGTGGTGAAACCGTACTGGGAAACTATGTCCTCGATACCCGAGGATATATAAGCCGCAGTCACCCATATGAAAAGTCCCGCAAGGCAGTGGGTAACTGCGTCCGAGAAGTGATAATCGCGGGTCTTTATAAGTGACGAGGGCTTTATTTTTGCCCATTTAAGTCCGATAAATGCAAATAATACGTTTGCCGTCAGGAATGTCAGCATATTAATAGCAACGAATATAGCTCCCTTGGTCATGTAATGGCTGACCGCTCCCGTTGAAGCGTCAGGATTCACAGCGCGGAGAATGGCTGTGATACCGATCATCAGAAGCATTGCAAATATATTGGAGCCCGCAAACTGGAACAGCGCCGTAAATCCGCCTATATTGTAAAATTTCCTGATAGTGTTCTTTTCCACCTTTGCAGGCTCAAAGGGCACCGAAAACTCGGGCATGGTTATCCACGGAAGAATCTCCGAATAGTCGTCCCTGTACCAGCGGAATTCGGTAGGATTGTCAAAGGGGTCGTAGCTGTCGGTCTTTGTGGACTCTCTGTACTCCTTTTCCTTGGCTTCGAGCTGCTTGGTGAGATTATATATTTCATGGTTGAGCGCGGCATATTCCGCACTGTAGCCCTGTGTTTCGTTTATTTCCGTATGTTATCCCTGCCTTTCCGAATATATATCTGCTTTATATTCTACCACAAAGCCGTCAAAAAGTAAAGGGATACACATAATTTTCATTTTGCGGCAGAGATACTCAGTCCCTGAGCACTTTCGGCAGTATAGGGCTTGTCCGTACCCTTGACCGTAAGGGATATCCGCTTTCCGCTGCGGACAGCCTTTATCTCCGCTTCAACAGCGCCGCTGCGGTCATATATGACGGCCTCCGCGGTACAGCCCTCCTCCATGCCGTAAATGACTATCCTCATGCCGTCTGCGTAATCGTAGTCCGCAGTATCCTTGAAGCTGCCGTAAACTATTATGGAATTTGGCTTTGCATATAACGGCAGACCGAAGTAATCGTACTTCTTCGTGTACCAGCTGCCGCCCATGAGAGCCTCCCCTGTCTGTATATCCGTCCAGACGCCGCCCACAGGCAGATAGAAGCTGCACTCTCCGTCCTCGCTGAAAACAGGCGCCACAAGCAGTGAATCTCCCAGCATATACTGAGTGTCCACGGTGAGGGCGCTGCGGTCATAGCCGAAGTCCACAGCCATAGCACGCATAACGGGGACTCCCGTCAGGTGGGCTTTGACTGCATTCGCCCATATATAAGGCATGAGCCTGCCTTTAAGCTCCACAAAATGCCGTGATACATCGCAGCTCTCCTCGTCGAAATGCCACGGCACACGATAGGAGCTGTTGCCGTGATATCGGGAATGAGTGGACATGAGCCCGAAAGCTGTCCAGCGCTTGTAAAGGTCGGGCGTGCCCGTTGCCTCAAAGCCGCTGATATCGTGGGAGAAGAAGCCGAAGCCCGACATGCACAGGGAAAGTCCCCCTCTGAGGGTCTCCCCCATTGATTCGTATGAGGAGAAGCAGTCTCCGCCCCAGTGTACGGGGAACTGCTGACAGCCTGCCGTCGCCGCACGGGCAAAGAGACAGGCGCTGCCGTTGGCGGCTTCAAGAGCTTCAAAAACGGTCTTGTTGTAGATATAAGCGTAGTAGTTATGCATTTTATAGGGGTCGGAGCCGTCGAAATACTTCACATCGGTGGGGATACGCTCGCCGAAGTCGGTCTTTATGGCGTCCACGCCCATATCCGCAAGCTGACGTATCTTATCGGCAAACCAGCTCCGCGCCTTTGGATTGGTGAAGTCGATTATGCTCATGCCGGGCTGCCACATATCGCACTGGAACACCGAGCCGTCCCTGTTTTTCAGCAGATATCCCCTGTCAAGGCACTCCCTGAAGGCAGCAGACCTCTGACCGATATAGGGATTTATCCAAACGCATATCCTTATGCCTTTGGCTTTGAGCCGCTCTATCATCGCCTTCGGGTCGCTGAATTTCCTGTCATCCCACTCAAAGCCGCACCACTCGAATTCCTTCATCCAGAAGCAGTCGAAGTGGAAAACGTCAAGGGGTATGTTTCTCTGCTTCATCTCATCGATAAAGAAGCTGACCGTCTTTTCGTCGTACTCCGTAGTAAATGACGTGGACAGCCACAGTCCGAATGACCATGGAGGCGGCAGGGCAGGTCTGCCCGTAAGTGCTGTATACCGCTTGATGACTTCAGCTATGGACTCGCCGCCGAAGAGGAAGTATTCAAGGTGCTCCCCCTGTACCGAAAAGGCTGTTTTCGACACGGTCTCGCTGCCTACCTCGAAGCTGACACGCTCGGGGTGATTGACGAAAACGCCGTAATTTCGGGACGACACAAAGAAAGGCACAGACTTGTAGCTCTGCTCCGTACAGGTGCCGCCGTCGTTGTTCCATACCTCAACGGACTGCCCGTTCTTCACGAATGAGGTGAACTTCTCGCCAAAGCCGTAGATGTACTCCCCCACGGCAAGGTTCAGCATCTCGCGGATATGGGTATTCCCGCCGTTGTCCCATTTGTCGAAGAATCGCTTGTCAGCCTCTGCGGACTCACGGGCGCTTCTGTGCCACGGCTCCTCCTCGATTATGGAGGTGGTGCGCCAGCCCGACTTTGTAAGGAGCCTGTCCCCGTACCAGTAGGAGATATCCCAGTCCTTTTTGCTCTTGCCTATTCTAACGGAGGTCTTTCCAGAGATGAGCTCCCAGCCGCTGCGGTGTTTTTTTATCACCGGCTTGAAGTCCTTGTCCTCGTTCAGTGCAAAAGCAGGAGCGGTCTTTCTCTCGCCGCTGAAATGCTCGATGCGGACCTTGATGCTGTTTTCAAGGGTAGAGGTGAACCTCACCGTGAACATGGGGCCGCCCAGAGTCATGCCCCTGTTGGAGATGAAGCTGGAAGCGGCATAGACCGTGATTGAGTTTTCATCGGCTTCCGTGTCATATATCTGCACAGCCCAGCGGACATTATAGCCCGTCCTGCTGAGCCAGTATCCGTCGGAGATCTTCATTGTATCAGCTCCTTTGTTGATGTTGTACTAATCATAACATTTTTTTCGTTCAATTTCAATGGAAATCCTTTTTTATATTCAAAAAATCCACCTGTCCGTTTTTTTACAAATGGTAATCTTATTCATGCGGTTTTCCACATGTATATCACTATTTGTGCCTTGCGGAGCATAAAAATCTCTTTGCCGAAAAATGGACTGATGCAGGCTTTTTGCCGATTCTGTCAGGATAACGCGATATTACGCCGTATGCAGATAACATGATACATCATGCAAAATATCACTGATTTCTTACGATTTTATTTTTATGCTAAAAATAGTAACTTGTTTACCGCAATTTTAAATCAGTGCGCAAATTTTGGGCATTTCCTGCGTTTTGTACACCTAATCTTTATTTTTTAGGTTGCAATCTTTAATACATTAGGGTAAAATGGGAGTAACAGCATAAAATGATATAAAATATATCATGACGTTGAACGAAAAATATACATTATAATGAGGAGGAGAATGTAAATGAAAGCAAAAAAGTTTATTGCCGGTCTTACGGCAGCAAGCTGCCTTTCAGGGGTTGTAGCCACAATGCCCGACGTCGTACTGCGCACATATGCTGCAGAGATCGTTTCAAATGATTTCGAGTGCAGTTACGAAGGCTGGTATAATGAAGGCGATTACACTGAGCTCACAGCTCAGCCCGGAGGCGGCGCAGGATCTTCACGAGGCATGAAGATCACAGGACGTCTCAGCAAGGAGGAAGGCGTAGCTTCTTCAAAGGGTCTTTACCTTTTCGGCGGCGACAAGTACACCTACAGTGTTAAGGTATACAGCGAGACCACTCAGAAGTTCCACTTCACTCTTCTTACTATCGACGATGAAACAGGCGAGGAAAGAACTGTTGAGCTCGATTCCAAGAACGTAAAGGCCGGCGAGTGGACAGAGCTTAAGGGTACTGACAGAGCTTCTAAGGCGAGCTACGAGTACAAGCTCAGGATCTATACAGATTCAACCGATGACTTCTCGTTCGATGATTTCCTTATCATGGGTGACAAGGCAGCTAATGAGGCACATGCTGCTCCCGCAGGCAAGGGACTCAAGGACGAATTCGCAAAGTACTTCCGCGTAGGTAATATCCTCAACGGCGGTACTGTAACAAACAGCGGTATCACAGGTATTATCCTGAAGGATCACAACGCTATCGAGTGCGAGAACGAGACAAAGCCTGATGCTACTATCGTTCAGAACGGCTCAACAAATACAAACGTCAAGGTTTCACTCAGCCGCTGCGCAGCTATCTGCGACTTCGCACAGAAGAACAATATCGCTTTCAGAGGACATACCCTCGTATGGCACAGCCAGACTCCTGACTGGTTCTTCAAGACAGACTTCAGCAATAACGGCTCATGGGTAAACACAACTGTAATGGATCAGCGTATGGAAAGCTACATAAAGAATATGTTCAATGCTTTCGCTACTCAGTATCCACAGCTCAACCTTTACTCATACGACGTATGTAACGAGGTTATCAACGACGGTACAGCTTCACAGGGCGGTGTAAGACCTTCAAACGGTAACGGAAGCTCCAAGTGGGCTCAGGTTTACGGCGGCAACGGCTTCGTTGAAAAGGCTTTCACCTATGCAAGAAAGTACGCTCCCGAGGGCTGTCAGCTCTTCTACAACGACTATAACGAGTTCGCTAACGACAAGCAGAACTGTATCATCAATACTATCCTCAAACCTCTCAAGGCTAAGGGACTCATCGACGGTATGGGTATGCAGTCTCACCTCAACTGCGCTGCAAGCAACGCATGGGGCGATACAAACTCTTACCTCGCTGCTATGGATAAGTACCTCAACCTCGGTCTCGATGTTCAGGTAACAGAGCTCGACCTCTCAACTGAGGGCGGCAAGTACTCAATGGCAGACCAGGCTAACAAGTACAAGGCTATCTTCAAACACGCTATGGACTGGAATAAAAACCATCCAAACGGACCTTTCGTATCACTCGTTCAGGTCTGGGGACCAAACGACAACAACTCATGGGTCGGTACAGATAAGTCAAGCGGCAGAAGCAACGCTCCTCTCCTGTACAACGGAAGCAACCAGCCTAAGGAAGCTTACAGCGCTATAACAAGCCTCGTTCCCGACAGCGACTGGGGAACAGGTATCCCGTACACAGGTCCGAGAGCTAACGGCGGCGGTACTTATGTTCCACCCGAGCCGCCTAAGGCTGACGAGAGAGGCTACTGGTTTGAAAGCACATTCGAGAACGGCACAGACAACTGGACAGGCAGAGGCTCTGCTTCAGTTGATACAAGCAGCTCCGCTAAGTACGCAGGCAGCAAGTCGCTCTATGTAAGCGGACGTGAAGCTTCATGGAACGGCGCAGCACTTACTCTTAACACACAGGCATTCGAGCCTGGTCAGGAGTACAGCTTCTCTGTAAACGCTATGACAAATTCAGGCGACGCTGTTACAGAGTTCAAGTTCACTCTCCAGTACAATGACGGTTCTGAGACTCAGTACGCTGAGATCGCTACAGCTTCCGCACCTAAGGGTGAGTGGGTACAGCTTGCAAACACAAATTACAAGATCCCCGCAGGCGCTTCCGATATGCAGATCTATGTTGAAACTACAGATGAGAACAATACTGTAGACTTCTTCATCGACAATGCAGTCGGTGCTGTTGCAGGAACTAAGATCCCCGGCGCAGGACAGCCTGAAGTTCCGAATAACGGTTCAAACACAACTCCTGTATCTACTACACTTCACTACGGTGATATCAACTACGACGGTTCTATCAACTCCTTCGACCTCGTTGAAGCAAGAAAGGGCCTCATCGCAGGCGGCTTCTCAGATTCAAACGCTCAGAAGGCAGCTGACGTAAACCAGAACAGAGAATTCAATGTTGCAGACCTTCTCCTCCTTCAGGAGTTCGTTCTCGGCAAGATCAGCGAATTCCCAGTAGAGAAGCCCGTAGTTACAACACTTGAAGATCCTTCAAAGTACGAGGCTAAGTTCAGCGGTCTCTCACTTGCAGAGAGCTTCAAGAAGCAGAACGAGAACAACCCGCTTTATACTCAGCGTTTCGGTGCTGACCCGGGCTGGATGGTATACGACGGAAGACTTTACGTTTACACAACAGCTGATGAATTCGCATACAAGAATAATCAGATGATCGAAAACGACTATTCTTCAGGTTATATCAACTGCTTATCAACAGCAGACCTCGTAAACTGGACTGACCACGGTCAGATCCCTGTTGCAAAGACAAGAGTAAACGGCACACCTATTGCAAAATGGGCTAACAACGCATGGGCTCCTGACGCTGCATGGAAGAATATCAACGGACAGGATAAGTTCTTCCTCTACTTTGCAAACAACGGTTCAGGTATCGGCGTTATCACTGCTGACGACCCGACATTCACAAAGAATGTAAAGGATCCTCTCGGTCACGAACTCATTTCAAGAAGCACACCTAACAGTAACGTAACATGGCTCTTCGACCCGGGCGTTTACTATGATCCTGATACAAAGACAGGTATCATCGCATACGGCGGCGGTGTTCCAAGCGGACAGGCTGCTCAGACAAAGCAGGGACGTATCGCTAAGCTCGGCGACGACATGATCTCAATCTCAGGTACACCTATCGATCCGGGTACACCTTACCTCTTCGAGGATTCAAGCATGATCAAGATCGGCAACACATGGTATTATTCATTCTGCCACAACTGGAATGTTCCCGGTGGTACAAGCGTAAACGGTCAGTCATTCAGCAATGCTGATATCGGTTACATGACATCAACAAATCCGCTCAGCGGCTACCAGTATCAGGGTGTTGTATTCAAGAACACAGGTACACAGAGACTTGATAACGGCGGTAACAACCACCACTCAATTATCGAATTCAAGGGCGGCTACTATGTACTTTATCACTCACGTCAGCTTGAGATGCGTATGGGCGTTAACGGCGGCAAGGGTCTTAACTACAGATCACCCTGTATCGATAAGGCAACTTTAAACAACGGCAAGATCACATGTAACGGTTCACAGACAGGTGTAAGCCAGATTGAGAACCTCAACCCATATGAGACTGTACAGGCTGAAACAATGTCTAACCAGTCCAAGAACATAAGCATCAGCGGTGTTGGCAACACAACTGTAAAGGTAAAGAAGGGCGACTGGATCAAGGTCAGCGGCGTTGACCTCAGCAATGGCGTATCTTCTATCACAGTAAAGGGAAGCGGCAACGCATACGTTAAGTTCTGTGTAGGTTCTACAACAGGTACTTGCATCGGTTACGGCGAGCTCAACGGCAGCGAGAACGAACTCGCAGCAGTAGAGAATGACGTAAACGGCGTTAAGGATATCTACATGGTATTCAGCGGCGACTGCGAATTCGATTACTGGAAGTTCGCTTGATCGCAAACAAATAAGGGGCACAGCTCCTAAACCCTCAGGTTATAACTGCTGCCGCTAACTGCACTACAAGCGGCAGCAGATTTATAATAATTCCAAAACTTAATTGTAAGGGACAAATCAGAACAGGAAAGCCGTGCTTAGGCAGCACGGCTTTCTTGTTGCCCGAAATAAAATGGAGGGCAACAACGGGCATAGGTTTTGTTTACAGCGGGCGGATAATATCCGCCACTACAAGAAAAGGAGTACCTCTCGGTACTCCTTTTTTATATCTCAAATATATCATCGTAGCTGACGTTCAGCAGCTTTTTCAGCAGTATTATCTCGTCGGGGTAAAGGTGGCGCTGTCCCACTTCTATCTTGGCAAGGGCGCTCCGCGTGATGTCGCAGCCGTTGACCTGCAACCGCGCCGAGAGCTGTTCCTGCGTAATATCGGCTTTTTCACGCAGCCGCCTGATGTTGTTCCCTACCGCCTTTTCCACCTCTTTATTCATAGTGCACAAATCCTCCAGTTAAATTTCTGCACTAAAATAAGTGCAAACCTATTGCTTTTATTATATCCATATGTTATAATAAAATTGCACCTAAATAGGTGCAAAACAGATAAAACCACCATTAAGGAGGATATGAATATGGCTAACAGAATAAGAAGATGCTCAACCAAAAAAGAATTCGAGCAGTTAATCGACGACTATGTAACACAGGGGTATAAGATACAGTCTCAAGGCGAGAACAATGCATTAGTCGTAAAAGAAAAGAAAAAAGATCATGTTAAAGTCGCTCTTTTAACTGTATGGTGGACCTGCGGGATAGGTAATCTTATCTATGCTTTAATGCCCGCAAAAATTGAAGATGAAGTCATGATTAAAATTGAAAATTCCTAAAGGTAGAAGCGGCTGAACCAAACGGTTCAGCCGCTTTCCTTATTTATAAAACGTGACGTCGAGTGACTACTTACAGCGGGCGGATAATATCCGCCCCTACACAGCACGACGGGCTGTCGAGGACGCCACCCCCTACAGATTTCATGGTTACAGGCGGGCGGCGAAACGCCGCCCCTACTACTCACTACTCACTAATATCTACTCACTGAAAAAAGGAGACCAATGGTCTCCTTTCTTCACAATATGAAGCAGATAAGTCCCGAGCAGCCCTCGTTGATGACGCGCTCCAGGGTCTCCTGCAATTTCATTCGTGCGTCCACAGGCATTTTGAACAGCTTGCTGTGAAGCCCCTCGTTCACCAGCTCGTGGAGAGACTTCCCGAAGATATTGCTCTCCCATATCTTCTTTGGGTCGTCGTCAAAGCCGTCCAGCAGATACATGACAAGCTCCTCGGACTGCCGCTCAGTTCCCACGATTGGACTGATAGTGGTATTGATATTGGCTTTCATAAGGTGTATTGACGGGGCGGAGGCTTTGAGCTTCACGCCGTATTTGCCGCCCTGACGAATAATTTTCGGCTCCTCGAGGGACATCTCCTCAAGCTCGGGCATGACGATACCGTAGCCCGTGGCTTCCACCTCCGCAAGGGCAGGCTCTATGCGCTTGTACTTACGGCGAATGTCGTTGAGCTCCGACAGCAGGGGCATGAGGTCGCTTTCGCTCTCTATCTCGATACCCGTGGTCTCCCCCAGTATCTTGTAGAACAGGCTGTTGTCCAGCTCCGCAGTGATTGTCACCGAGCCCTTGCCAAGGTCAATGCCCGATACCTCCGCCTTGACCACGTTGGGGCACTCCCCCATTGCGGCGGCGGCTTCCTCAGCCTCGCGGACAAGGCGTATGTCCTTTGCGGCGCTGCGTATGCAGTCCAGTATCTCGGATTTCAGCCAGTGTCCTTTATCGAGGGTGTTTATCCACCGCGCCGTGCGGATATTTATCTCCTTGATCGGGAACGAGAAGAGTATCTCCCGCATAATGCCGCGGATATCCTCTTCCGTCAGTTCAAGGCAGTTCACGGGTATGACCTTTGCGTCGTAGCGCTCCGTGAGCTGCTCCGCCAGTGCCCTTGCTTCGGGAGAACTGGGGTCAACGGTGTTGAGTATGACCACAAAGGGCTTGCCCAGCTCCCGAAGCTCGCGGATAACGCGCTCCTCGCACTCCTCGTACTCCTCACGCGGGATATCCGTCACAGAGCCGTCCGTAGTGATTACCAGCCCTATGGTGGAGTGCTCCGTGATGACCTTTTGTGTGCCTATCTCCGCCGCCATATTGAAGG
Coding sequences:
- a CDS encoding endo-1,4-beta-xylanase, yielding MKAKKFIAGLTAASCLSGVVATMPDVVLRTYAAEIVSNDFECSYEGWYNEGDYTELTAQPGGGAGSSRGMKITGRLSKEEGVASSKGLYLFGGDKYTYSVKVYSETTQKFHFTLLTIDDETGEERTVELDSKNVKAGEWTELKGTDRASKASYEYKLRIYTDSTDDFSFDDFLIMGDKAANEAHAAPAGKGLKDEFAKYFRVGNILNGGTVTNSGITGIILKDHNAIECENETKPDATIVQNGSTNTNVKVSLSRCAAICDFAQKNNIAFRGHTLVWHSQTPDWFFKTDFSNNGSWVNTTVMDQRMESYIKNMFNAFATQYPQLNLYSYDVCNEVINDGTASQGGVRPSNGNGSSKWAQVYGGNGFVEKAFTYARKYAPEGCQLFYNDYNEFANDKQNCIINTILKPLKAKGLIDGMGMQSHLNCAASNAWGDTNSYLAAMDKYLNLGLDVQVTELDLSTEGGKYSMADQANKYKAIFKHAMDWNKNHPNGPFVSLVQVWGPNDNNSWVGTDKSSGRSNAPLLYNGSNQPKEAYSAITSLVPDSDWGTGIPYTGPRANGGGTYVPPEPPKADERGYWFESTFENGTDNWTGRGSASVDTSSSAKYAGSKSLYVSGREASWNGAALTLNTQAFEPGQEYSFSVNAMTNSGDAVTEFKFTLQYNDGSETQYAEIATASAPKGEWVQLANTNYKIPAGASDMQIYVETTDENNTVDFFIDNAVGAVAGTKIPGAGQPEVPNNGSNTTPVSTTLHYGDINYDGSINSFDLVEARKGLIAGGFSDSNAQKAADVNQNREFNVADLLLLQEFVLGKISEFPVEKPVVTTLEDPSKYEAKFSGLSLAESFKKQNENNPLYTQRFGADPGWMVYDGRLYVYTTADEFAYKNNQMIENDYSSGYINCLSTADLVNWTDHGQIPVAKTRVNGTPIAKWANNAWAPDAAWKNINGQDKFFLYFANNGSGIGVITADDPTFTKNVKDPLGHELISRSTPNSNVTWLFDPGVYYDPDTKTGIIAYGGGVPSGQAAQTKQGRIAKLGDDMISISGTPIDPGTPYLFEDSSMIKIGNTWYYSFCHNWNVPGGTSVNGQSFSNADIGYMTSTNPLSGYQYQGVVFKNTGTQRLDNGGNNHHSIIEFKGGYYVLYHSRQLEMRMGVNGGKGLNYRSPCIDKATLNNGKITCNGSQTGVSQIENLNPYETVQAETMSNQSKNISISGVGNTTVKVKKGDWIKVSGVDLSNGVSSITVKGSGNAYVKFCVGSTTGTCIGYGELNGSENELAAVENDVNGVKDIYMVFSGDCEFDYWKFA
- a CDS encoding helix-turn-helix domain-containing protein, coding for MNKEVEKAVGNNIRRLREKADITQEQLSARLQVNGCDITRSALAKIEVGQRHLYPDEIILLKKLLNVSYDDIFEI
- a CDS encoding CPBP family intramembrane glutamic endopeptidase; translation: MLNYRPKMFDEASKSHASKNIFIISLIFIAVFIVIAILESIVPSIMTMKPLLEELAENDLMGTAALSDPGAVMDISIRVASKPDVMLVGLFSTIFGTICTLIYCRCIEVRKVSSMGARKSKFLQNYLLGFVIGIAFMTVISLLGLLFGVNSIKLSDDIDFGWIMLFFFGFIIQGMSEEFIFRGYFMNTIGGSGKHTLVAVGLSSLAFAIAHCGNSGFGPLPFFNLILFGVFAALYMILFDNIWGVCAIHSLWNFTQGNIYGISVSGTGNTPSIFRTTAKSSHAFLTGGDFGIEGSIFTTIVLLAATALVLYGISKKAAAQPAEAA
- the spoIVA gene encoding stage IV sporulation protein A, whose amino-acid sequence is MTKDIYSNIAERTGGDIYIGVVGPVRTGKSTFIKRFMESLVIPNISSEFKRERALDELPQSAAGKTIMTTEPKFIPEEAVRIDLGDGAAFNVRLIDCVGYIVPSSLGYIENEQPRMVMTSWFDEEIPFNMAAEIGTQKVITEHSTIGLVITTDGSVTDIPREEYEECEERVIRELRELGKPFVVILNTVDPSSPEARALAEQLTERYDAKVIPVNCLELTEEDIRGIMREILFSFPIKEINIRTARWINTLDKGHWLKSEILDCIRSAAKDIRLVREAEEAAAAMGECPNVVKAEVSGIDLGKGSVTITAELDNSLFYKILGETTGIEIESESDLMPLLSELNDIRRKYKRIEPALAEVEATGYGIVMPELEEMSLEEPKIIRQGGKYGVKLKASAPSIHLMKANINTTISPIVGTERQSEELVMYLLDGFDDDPKKIWESNIFGKSLHELVNEGLHSKLFKMPVDARMKLQETLERVINEGCSGLICFIL
- a CDS encoding CPBP family intramembrane glutamic endopeptidase; its protein translation is MPEFSVPFEPAKVEKNTIRKFYNIGGFTALFQFAGSNIFAMLLMIGITAILRAVNPDASTGAVSHYMTKGAIFVAINMLTFLTANVLFAFIGLKWAKIKPSSLIKTRDYHFSDAVTHCLAGLFIWVTAAYISSGIEDIVSQYGFTTDVMDDDYGKTGLGLAIMTIYTCFIAPVTEELFFRGALMKIFSKSNQRFGIVASAVFFGLAHGNLPQFMLAFLIGVFMGHIDMKHNSIIPSVVVHIFINTMVTVMSEFNDNEVVMGLISLGLIIMGIIGFVLLLVFRKGCRLPVSTPAQSRRGIAIAKTSIGIILAFSVQLIYLVLLILTTKK
- the yicI gene encoding alpha-xylosidase, giving the protein MKISDGYWLSRTGYNVRWAVQIYDTEADENSITVYAASSFISNRGMTLGGPMFTVRFTSTLENSIKVRIEHFSGERKTAPAFALNEDKDFKPVIKKHRSGWELISGKTSVRIGKSKKDWDISYWYGDRLLTKSGWRTTSIIEEEPWHRSARESAEADKRFFDKWDNGGNTHIREMLNLAVGEYIYGFGEKFTSFVKNGQSVEVWNNDGGTCTEQSYKSVPFFVSSRNYGVFVNHPERVSFEVGSETVSKTAFSVQGEHLEYFLFGGESIAEVIKRYTALTGRPALPPPWSFGLWLSTSFTTEYDEKTVSFFIDEMKQRNIPLDVFHFDCFWMKEFEWCGFEWDDRKFSDPKAMIERLKAKGIRICVWINPYIGQRSAAFRECLDRGYLLKNRDGSVFQCDMWQPGMSIIDFTNPKARSWFADKIRQLADMGVDAIKTDFGERIPTDVKYFDGSDPYKMHNYYAYIYNKTVFEALEAANGSACLFARAATAGCQQFPVHWGGDCFSSYESMGETLRGGLSLCMSGFGFFSHDISGFEATGTPDLYKRWTAFGLMSTHSRYHGNSSYRVPWHFDEESCDVSRHFVELKGRLMPYIWANAVKAHLTGVPVMRAMAVDFGYDRSALTVDTQYMLGDSLLVAPVFSEDGECSFYLPVGGVWTDIQTGEALMGGSWYTKKYDYFGLPLYAKPNSIIVYGSFKDTADYDYADGMRIVIYGMEEGCTAEAVIYDRSGAVEAEIKAVRSGKRISLTVKGTDKPYTAESAQGLSISAAK